From a single Nocardioides panacis genomic region:
- a CDS encoding succinate dehydrogenase hydrophobic membrane anchor subunit, giving the protein MTTTAPQIVPPRSRSSRGNFELNSWLFMRGSGLLLLVLVFGHLFVNLMLGEGITQIDFAFVAGKWANPFWQVWDLAMLWLAMLHGCNGLRTIINDYAAKPNSRFALKTLLYFGTAVVIVLGTLVIFTFDPCIDPKSTLDVCTMK; this is encoded by the coding sequence ATGACCACGACCGCTCCCCAGATCGTCCCGCCGCGCTCGAGGTCCTCGCGCGGCAACTTCGAGCTGAACAGCTGGCTGTTCATGCGCGGCTCCGGCCTGCTGCTGCTCGTGCTCGTCTTCGGGCACCTGTTCGTCAACCTGATGCTCGGCGAGGGCATCACCCAGATCGACTTCGCGTTCGTCGCCGGCAAGTGGGCGAACCCGTTCTGGCAGGTCTGGGACCTCGCGATGCTCTGGCTGGCGATGCTGCACGGCTGCAACGGCCTGCGCACGATCATCAACGACTACGCAGCCAAGCCGAACTCCCGGTTCGCGCTGAAGACGCTGCTCTACTTCGGGACCGCCGTGGTCATCGTGCTCGGCACGCTGGTGATCTTCACCTTCGACCCGTGCATCGACCCGAAGTCCACTCTCGACGTCTGCACGATGAAGTGA
- the sdhA gene encoding succinate dehydrogenase flavoprotein subunit yields the protein MVQQHKYDVVIVGAGGAGMRAALESGKRTRTAVLTKLYPTRSHTGAAQGGMCAALANVEEDNWEWHTFDTVKGGDYLVDQDAAEVMAKEAIDAVLDLEKMGLPFNRTDEGKIDQRRFGGHTRNHGEAAVRRSCFAADRTGHMILQTLYQQCIKHDVEFYNEFYVLDMCMTDGRVSGVVAYELATGEIHVFNAKSVIFATGGFGKVFRTTSNAHTLTGDGMGIVWRKGLPLEDMEFFQFHPTGLAGLGVLLSEAARGEGGILRNSENERFMERYAPTIKDLAPRDMVARAMANEVREGRGSGPDKAYVYLDLTHLPREQIDAKLPDITEFARTYLGVEPYTEMIPVFPTAHYAMGGVPTNIKGEALADNHTVIPGLYAAGEVACVSVHGANRLGTNSLLDINVFGRRAGTYAADYALGTDYDELPENPEAMVVEMIEQMRDAGGSERVAAIRQELQATMDINAQVYRTEGSLKQALSDLEGLKARYANVSVQDKGKRFNTDLLEAIELGFLLDLAEVLVTSALARNESRGGHFREDYATRDDVNFMRHTMAYRNEDGSIRLDYKPVIETRYKPMERKY from the coding sequence ATGGTCCAGCAGCACAAGTACGACGTCGTGATCGTCGGAGCCGGCGGCGCCGGCATGCGTGCGGCCCTCGAGTCGGGCAAGCGCACGCGTACGGCGGTCCTCACCAAGCTCTACCCGACCCGGTCCCACACCGGCGCTGCGCAGGGCGGCATGTGCGCCGCCCTCGCCAACGTCGAGGAGGACAACTGGGAGTGGCACACCTTCGACACCGTCAAGGGCGGTGACTACCTGGTCGACCAGGACGCCGCGGAGGTGATGGCCAAGGAGGCCATCGACGCGGTCCTCGACCTGGAGAAGATGGGCCTGCCCTTCAACCGCACCGACGAGGGCAAGATCGACCAGCGCCGGTTCGGCGGCCACACGCGCAACCACGGCGAGGCCGCCGTACGTCGCTCGTGCTTCGCCGCGGACCGCACCGGCCACATGATCCTGCAGACGCTCTACCAGCAGTGCATCAAGCACGACGTGGAGTTCTACAACGAGTTCTACGTGCTGGACATGTGCATGACCGACGGCCGGGTCAGCGGCGTGGTCGCCTACGAGCTGGCCACCGGCGAGATCCACGTCTTCAACGCCAAGTCGGTCATCTTCGCGACCGGCGGCTTCGGCAAGGTCTTCCGCACCACGTCCAACGCGCACACGCTCACCGGTGACGGCATGGGCATCGTGTGGCGCAAGGGCCTCCCGCTCGAGGACATGGAGTTCTTCCAGTTCCACCCGACCGGCCTGGCCGGGCTCGGCGTGCTGCTCTCGGAGGCGGCCCGCGGCGAGGGCGGGATCCTGCGCAACAGCGAGAACGAGCGCTTCATGGAGCGCTACGCCCCCACCATCAAGGACCTCGCGCCGCGCGACATGGTCGCCCGGGCGATGGCCAACGAGGTGCGCGAGGGACGCGGGTCCGGGCCGGACAAGGCCTACGTCTACCTCGACCTGACGCACCTGCCGCGCGAGCAGATCGACGCGAAGCTCCCCGACATCACGGAGTTCGCCCGGACCTACCTCGGCGTGGAGCCCTACACCGAGATGATCCCGGTGTTCCCGACCGCGCACTACGCGATGGGCGGCGTCCCGACCAACATCAAGGGCGAGGCGCTGGCCGACAACCACACCGTCATCCCCGGCCTGTACGCCGCCGGCGAGGTGGCCTGCGTGTCGGTGCACGGCGCGAACCGGCTGGGCACCAACTCGCTGCTGGACATCAACGTCTTCGGCCGTCGCGCGGGCACCTACGCCGCGGACTACGCCTTGGGCACGGACTACGACGAGCTCCCGGAGAACCCGGAGGCCATGGTCGTGGAGATGATCGAGCAGATGCGCGACGCGGGCGGCTCGGAGCGGGTGGCGGCGATCCGCCAGGAGCTCCAGGCCACGATGGACATCAACGCGCAGGTCTACCGCACCGAGGGGTCGCTGAAGCAGGCGCTCTCCGACCTCGAGGGCCTCAAGGCGCGCTACGCCAACGTGTCGGTCCAGGACAAGGGCAAGCGGTTCAACACCGACCTGCTGGAGGCCATCGAGCTGGGCTTCCTGCTCGACCTGGCCGAGGTGCTGGTCACCTCGGCGCTGGCCCGCAACGAGTCGCGCGGCGGTCACTTCCGCGAGGACTACGCCACCCGCGACGACGTGAACTTCATGCGTCACACGATGGCCTACCGCAACGAGGACGGCAGCATCCGGCTCGACTACAAGCCGGTCATCGAGACGCGCTACAAGCCGATGGAGCGGAAGTACTGA